CGAGTCCAGCGTCCGCCACGCGAGATCCGTCTCGTTCATGAGAGACGATCCGGCCGGGAGGATCAAAACGGTGTCTACCCGCTTCGTTGGCGAACAGGTGGGGCGTCCGCTCGACCATCCGACGACGACGCTCCACGCATTCACCTCGATCGCCGCCGGGCGTTCATCACGCCACGCGCGGTCTGGTCGCGTCTCCGTATATAAACTGTCGCGTCGGTGACTCCACCGTTCTTCCTGGTGTTACTTTTAAACCCACTCAAAATAGCGGTCGTAGTGATTCGCACAGCCTGGGTTGAACGCCGCAGCGCACGTTGGACACGCTTCGACACTCATATACTCCGCTCCCGTGAGCGTCGCTCCACAGACGCCGCAGTATGCTGCCGGTTCGCCCCGTCGATCTGCTGGCCACGGTTCGGCCTCGTGATCGGCGAGTTCCGCGTGGCACCTATGGCAGGCGTAGTATCTCTCACAGCAACCGAACCTGAGCGCGACGATGTCACGCTCGGTCCCGTAGTGATCGCACCTGCTTTCGGCGTCAGTAGCCACGCCGAGTACGTCCACGTCCCCGTGAGTCACAATGGAACGTAGGCGTTCTCGTTGCTTATAATTCCGGGGCGCGCCCCGATCACATCGCTACGGACCCAACACCACCTTTCCGCTCGATTCTCTCGATTCGATAAGCCGGTGGGCGTCGGCCGCGTCGGTCAGCTCGAACACGTGGCCGACACGCACTTCGAGGATACCGGCGGCGAGGAGGTTCGTGAGCTCCGGTACCGCTCCCAGTACCTTCATCGGCTGCTGTTCTATCGCCCGTCCGAGGTGGTAGCCGATGACCCGCTTGTTGCCGAAGAGCAAATCCGTGGTGTTCGGGCGGCCGGGCGTCCCCGACGCCGCACCGAACGAGACCATCCGCCCGAACGATTTCAGCGCGTCGAGGCTCTCGTCGCTGGTTTCACCGCCGATCCCGTCCAGCACCAGATCGACGCCCTCGCCGTCCGTGAGCTCGTCGACGCGTTCGGTGAACGACTCGTCTATGTATCTGATTCCGTGGTCCATCCCGAGGTCAGCGGCCATCGTCAACTTCTCGTCGGTCGAGGCGGTCCCGATCACCGTCGCTCCGGCCTCGTCAGCGAGTTGAACGGCTGCACTGCCGACCCCGCCCGCGGCCGCGTGGATCAACACGGTCTCGTCGCCCTCGAGTTCGCCCCACTCGTGCAGGCAGTTGTGTGCCGTGAGCCACTGGACCGGGAATCCGGCCGCCTCCTCGAAACTCAGTCCGTCCGGAATCTCGAGGAGACCGCGCGCATCGGCGATCGCATATTCGGCGTACCCCCCGCCGTTGACGAGCGAAACGACCTTTTCTCCCGGCTCTCGGTTGACGCCGCCGCCCACCTCGGCGATGGTTCCTGCGACCTCCATGCCCGGCGTGTATGGGGGTTCGGGCCCGCCGTGGTAGTGCCCTCGCCGCTGCATGATGTCGGCGAAGTTGACGCCCGCCGCTTCGACCTCGATGAGGACCTGCCCCTCACGTGGCTCCGGGCGGCCTCTCTCCTTGATGGTTAACACGTCCGCGTCGCCGTACTGTGTGACTGTGAGCGCTTTCATCCTTCCGTACCCTTAATTGACGGACGGCATTAATTTCGGGGGTGGCTCGTTCTTGCCGATTGTCCCCGTCCGGCGGCTCCGAGCGCTATCCGTCACGCTCCGATGGCCCGTGGCTCGCGGATACATTTATACGGGACGCGTCACCCGGTTTGTGTATGTCCTACGACTGCTCGTTTCTCGAAGACCTCTCGATCGACGGGACGGTTTCGTTCGAACCGTCGGCGCTGAACAATCACGCGACCGATTGGCTGACTGAAGCGACCGGCGAGGGGGTTACGCCGGACGCGGTCGTGTGGCCCGAGTCGACGGCGGACGTCTCGACGATTCTCAGCGCTGCGAACGAGAGGGACGTTCCCGTGACGCCGTACGCCGCCGGCACGTCTCTCGAGGGGAACCCGGTACCGCTGTTCAAGGGGATCAGCATGGATATGACGAAGATGAACGCCGTGTTGGAGGTCCGCCCCGACGACTTCCAGATCGACGTCGAACCCGGGGTGATGGGGAACGTGATAAACGAGGCCGTTGAGGAGCACGGCATGTTCTTCCCGCCGATGCCCTCGTCGGCGGACCTCTCGACGATCGGCGGGATGATAGTCAACGATGCGTCCGGAAAAAAGACCGTGAAGTACGGAGAAGTCGCCGATTGGGTACTGGAACTCGAAGTCGTGCTCGCCGACGGTAGTGTCGTCGAACTCGGGAGCAACGCCGTCAAGACGTCCTCCGGCTACAATCTGAAAGACCTCATCGTCGGAAGCGAAGGCACACTGGGCGTCGTCACGCGCTCGACGCTCGAACTCGAAGGGCTCCCCGAACAGATCAAGGGCGGTCGTGCGGTCTTCGAATCGATGGATGATGCCGTCGCGGCAGTCTTCGACACCGTTCGATCCGGCGTCGACACCGCGAAGATCGAACTCATCGATTCACTGGCCGCCGAGATGGCGAACGACTACCTCGACGCGGGACTCCCGGACGGCTCGATGATCTTCTTCGAGTTTCACGCGAACCACGGGATCGACGAGGAGATCGAGTTCTTCCGATCGGTGATCGAGTCCCACGGCGTCGTGGAGTTCGAGACTTCGAGCGACGAACGTATGGACGAACTGTGGCGCGCCAGGGATGATCTCGCGTTTGCGGTCCAACAGTACGACCCGGACCTCTCGCCCCGTCATCCCGGCGACGTGACCGTTCCGATAAGCAAGTATCCGGAGATCATCCGGTTCGCGAAGGATCTCGCCGACGAACGTGAGATCCTGTTCCCCTGTTTCGGTCACGCCGGCGATGGAAACGTCCACTACACGGCGCTCGTCGACCCGGACGACGAGGAGATGATTCACACCGCAGAGGAGATCTACGACGCGGTCGTCGAACGCGCCCTCGAATACGGCGGGACCGCGACCGGCGAACACGGGATCGGGATGGGAAAACGCCGATTCCTCGAGGCCGAACACGGCGAGATCGGCGTCGAGATGATGCGGAAAATAAAGGCCGCGTTCGATCCCAACGATGTTCTCAATCCCGGAAAGGTGTTTCCCGAGACGGATGAGGACGGTGTCAGGGTTCGGTTGTCAGACGACTGATCGTGCGCGTCGAGGGATCGTGGCTCATCGATGTTCAAATCGATTCTTCGATACGGGGAAGGGTTTCAGTTACATCGGAGCGAGAATCGAATGCGGCCCGTCCGGACAGCTCCGTTCGGTCGAGGTTGACGATACAGAGCGTCCCACCGTTTTCGTGGGCGCGTCGCGGCAACGACGCGGCCGGCTCGACCGTGAGCGACGACCCGATGGCGAGAAAGACATCGGCGGACCGAGCGGCCGATTGGGCTCGAAACAGTTCGTGTTCCGGCAGTCGTTCGCCGAAGAGGACCACGTCCGGTTTGAGCACGTCACCGCAGCGCTCACAGGTCGGTGGCGTCTCGCCGTCACGGACTCGATCCATGATCGGATCGACGCTAAACCGGCGTTCACAGCCGGTACAGACGACCCGCTGGCCGTTCCCGTGGATCTCGATCGGATCCTCGCTCCCGGCTTCCTGATGCAGGCCGTCGACGTTTTGAGTGATGAGCGTCCCCAGATGGCCGTCGGCTTCGAGCCCCGCGAGCGCCTCGTGAGCGGCGTTTGGCTCGACGTCGCCGCCGAACGCCTCCTCGATCATTCTTACGCGTTCGCGCCAAAACCCTTCGGGGTCAGTTCGGAACCGAGAGATGTGGAAATCGTTCGGATCGTACTCGTTCCAGATCCCGTCCTCGGATCTGAAATCGGGGATTCCCGATGCGGTCGAGACGCCCGCACCGGTCATCGCGACGACCGAGTCCGCGGTGCGGATCGCCTCGACGACGGGCGCGAGTTCATCGCGATCCATGTTCGTACTGTGCCGCCCGAGATAAAAATGCCTGCGGCGCTCCTCGTGCCACCCATCTGTCTCCGATGCCATCATCGAGGTCCAGTGACACGTACATTTTAGTTCGCGCTTTTCGTGCGTGAAGGTGTCATGGACTACAACGTACTCGATCTCGATGACATTCCGTTGAAGGACCTCTCCGAAATCGACGAGGTGCCGCCGGATCTCGACATTCGTCCCATCGGTGAACAGCTCGGGCTGTCGGAGATGCGGGCGACCGTCTGGTACTTCGAGCCCGGTGAGGAGATCCAGTATCACGCCCACAGCGAACAGGAGGAGCTGTACTTCGTCCTTGAGGGTGAGTTCTCGCTGAAGCTCGGACGATCGGGCGACACCGAGTACGTCGACGCCGATCCCGGGACCTTCTGGGTCGCGGAACCGAAGGTCGGACACGGGCATCGAAACGTCAGCGACGAGCGCGGCGTTGTCCTCTCGATCGGTGCGCCCCCAGTCGACGATCCCGGCTTGGACCCCCACGATATCGACGACTGAATCGGCGTCAGCCCTCGATCTCGACGGCGTCCCGCGACGCCGCGTCGCCGTACGTCGTCCGTAGATATTCGATGATTCGGGCCGATTGGCTCATGGAGATGCCGTACTCGTCGTCGACGAGCACCGGTACCTGTCGTTGACCCGTGACCGATTTCACCTCGTCGCGCTTCGAGTGGAGTCCCTCGACCCAGATGCTATCGAACTCGACGCCCAACTCGTCGAGTTCGTCGACGACGTACTCGCAGTACGGACAGCCCTCCAGCCGATACAGCGTGACGGTCATACTCCTCGGTACGCGCCGAGAAGCAAAAAATCACGCCAACGTCTGCGGTGGTAGACTGCCCCGAGCGACATGCCCAAACGGTACCGGGACGTACGTCGATCATGACGTATCCGGTCACATACTACTGTCCCCGCTGTGAGACGGTCGTCGAACTGCCACGCGACGGATATCTCGCGGATAAATCGGTCACCCCGCATCCGTTGGATGGGTGGACGTACGTCTCGGTCGATGAGGACTACGAATCCGACGAGGCCGAGGGCGTTCGATTCGTCTGCGGGAGCGATGGCTCGGCGCGGGACCCGGACGCCGAGGGCTGCGGACGGCCGTTCTTTCTCTCCTTCGTCAGACGGGGGACGACGGAGGCCGGCTCGGCTATCGACGTCAGCCGGTAGCGGCGTCTCGGTCGCGTCCGACTGCGCTCTAGCCCCGTGATTAAGTGGCCCCAGCTTGACCGTTTGGTATGACGCCAGCTGTCGAGGAGACTGCTCCGGACTTCGAAGCACTGCTGTGCAACGGCGAGACGTTTCGGCCGGCTGCGCTATCGGAGTCCGTCGGGAATGTAGGCTGCGTGCTTGTCTTCGACGGGTTCGTCTTTTCGGCCATCGCGCGGAACTGGTGGACGCGATACACCACCCGCGGGTGGGACGCGCTCGACGGCGTTCCGGTCTACGGAGTCGTTCGCGACGGTCCCTACTCTATCAACGAATTCATCCGGCAACTCGACAGCCCGTTCGCCCTCTTTTCGGACCTCAACGGCGACGTCGCCGACGCGTACGAACTGCTCGTCGAACGCGACGGGATGGCCGGGACGAAAACCCCGAGGCGCGCGGTGTTCGTCCTCGACGATGACCGCGTCGTCCGGCACGCGTGGACGACTGAGAAGTGGATTGGGCCGGTCCCGATCGACGAGATCGAAGCCGCGATCGACGAGCTGTAACGCCGGACGCCACGACGGCGAGAACAGTGGGTCAACCACCGGTGACAGAGTGATGGATCTCCGACGGTTGCGAGCAGGCGATCCAGATGCGACCGGCGGACGTGGATCGCGGACGCGATTGCATCACACTACGGCCTTGGCGAGCCGCCGGCAACGGAGCAGCGCACGGGTCGGTGTGGATCCCTCCTCGTATATAAATCGCCCGCCGGTCGGCGCTCACTCCGGCGCGAGCGCACGTACCGTCGTCCGGATCTGCTCGATATCCGCGGCACGCGGGAACGACACGGAAACCGCATCGATGCCGTCAACGTCGGAGAAGCGATCGAAGTGTTCGCGTGCCTTCTCCGGTGTTCCCCAAACGGCGATCTCCGCCAGGAGATCGTCGTCGAGCGCATCCATCGCCGCCTCCCTGTTGCCGTCTTGCCAACTGTGGTAGATCTTGTTGGCGACGGCTTTGTGGCCCTGTCGCCCGAGGTTGTCGCGGTAGAAGGTTCCCATCCCACCGAGATAGAACGCGGTGTGCTGTTTGACGAGTCGCTTCGCCACCGCAGGGTCGTCGTCGACACAGCACGTCAACGAGAGGGTGACCCGCTGTTGGGATCGATCCCGACCGCCCATCTCGGAGCCGCGATCGAAATCTTCGACCCGATCTTCGAGGCCGTCGCGAGTGAAAAGCAGGGCATGCCAGCCGTCGGCGAACCGACCGGCCAACTCGACGGCTTTCGGGCCCATCCCTGCAGTGTCGACCGTTGGAGCGGGATCCGGCGGCTCACACCGGAGCCGAAAGCCTCCCAGTTCGAACTATTCGCCGCCGTAGGCCACTTATTTGCCGGAGAGCACGCCTTTGACGATCTCGACCGTCTCGCGCGTGCGACGCAGCGGGTTCCCGAATTCGACGCCGTGCCAGTTCTCGATGACGATCGGTCCCGACGGACCGAGTCCGAGCCGAAACCGACCCTCGGAGACCTCCTGGAGAGTCGCCGCGGTCTGACCGATGAGCGCCGGCGACCGCGAGTACACGGGCATGATCGACGTGCCGATGTCGATGTCCTCGGTTTCGCGTGCGATGCAGGTCGGCGTCGTGACGGCGTCTCGTCCCCACGTCTCGGGAAGCCACGCCGTGTCATACCCGAGGTCTTCACCGAGTCGTGCGCCGTCGACGAGCGAGTCGACGCTGGGCTGTGCGGCAACCGGGAGGAGTAGATCTTGTTCTGTTATTTTATCACAGGTGTTCGTCCTCTAGGGGTGGGACCCCCCGCGCGGTTATCGTTTCGCCGACGATGTACGAGGATGCGTCGCTGGCAAGGAACTGGACGATGTCGGCGATCTCCGCTGGGAGACCGCTCTCCTTCGCGATATCCGCCCGATCGACCCCGTCGGGATCGATCCCCATCTGTGAAGCGACGCCGGGCGTCCCGACGAGCCCCGGCGCGACGCAGTTGACCCGAACGTCGTGTTCCGCGTAGGCTCCGGCCAGCGACGTGGTGAAGTTGATCACGGCAGCCTTCGCGGCCCCGTAGTGGCTCATGTACTTCGATCCCATCGTTCCGGCGATCGACGCGAAGTTGATGATCGTTCCGCCACTGCCCTGTCGTTGCATCCGTTTGCCGGCGATCTGTGCGCAGTGGAAGGTCCCGTGGAGATTGATATCGACGATCGTCTTCCAGCCGTTCTCGGAGATGTCGTCGATGCTCGCCATGAACGACGCGCCCGCGTTGTTGATCATCGAATCGATCGCGCCGAACTCCGCGACGGTCTCGTCGACGAGGGCCTCGACGGCGGCCCGGTCACGCACGTCGCACTCGATCGCGATCGCCTCGCCCGGCCCGTCGCGCTCGTTGATCTCCTCGGCGACCGACTCGATCCGATCCCGCGACCGCGACGTCACGACGACGTTCGCGCCCTCCGAGGCGAACTGCCTCGCCGTGACGGCACCGATCCCCTGGCTCGAGCCGGTGATCACAGCTGTCCGTCCGTCGATCGAAAAGCGATCTGTCATCGACGCTCACGCTCCTCGCGGTGGTCCGTTCCTGCCATGTTGTCCGCGGTTCTCGGCGATTATTAATAAAGGTATGCTCCGAGAAATTTTACGAAACATTGGTAAACAAAAAAGCGATAGCGTGAAACAAAGATTTATGCCGCCCGGCAGACCACCTTTCGGCGAATGAACCAACGGAGCAGGGAAGGCTCGATCCACCGACTGGAGTTCGACGTCGAGTGGCCGCCGGGGCACGTCGCGTGCTATCTGGTCGACGGGCCCGAACCGGTTCTCGTCGACGCCGCGATGCCGCAGAGCGACGACGCCCTCGAAGCCGCCCTCTCGGAACACGGCAGATCGCTCGCCGAGATCGACCACGTCCTGATCACGCACCCCCACGTCGATCATATCGGCGGCGTCCCGAACGTCCTCGGGGCGACCGGCGCCACCGTTCACGCGCCCGCGAGCGTGCGCGAGCGATTCAAACGGGCGTCAGACGCGCTCGGGGAGCGCGTCCGCCGGAACTGCGTCGACGCGGGGTTTTCGGGGGAACGGCTCGAGACCCTCGTCGAAATGGCCGTCAGGTCGCTCGACCGGAACGCCGAGTTACTGCCCCCGGAAGCCGTCGACGTCTGGATCGAACCGGGGGACTCGACGTCGGTCGGGGGTATCACCGTCGACGCCGTCCACCTTCCAGGCCATCAGGCGGATCACCTGAGCTATCCGGCGGAACTCGGCGGGGAACGCGCGCTTTTCGCCGGGGACATGGGGATCCTCCCGTTTCGGCCGGTCGTCGTACACGACGGACTCGACGACGGGTACCGCGACGCATTCGCGGCGTTCTACACCGCGCTCGAACGGCTGGCCGAGGTCGACGTCGATCGGGTGTACCCCGGACACGGCCCGGTTCACTCCGACCTCGCTGACGTCGTCGATCACCACCGATCGAGCCTCGATCACCGCCTCGATCGCCTCGTCGACCTGGTCGCAGACGGCGTCGAAACGGCCCCCTCACTCGCCCGCACCGTCGCCGGCGAGTGCGACGTCAACTATCTCATCCCCGAGACGATGAGTGCGCTGGCCCACCTCGAGGCGACGGGTCGACTCGAAAGCGATAGCACCGACGAAAGCCGACGATACCACACATGAGTTCGTACCGAACGGTCTTCTGGGACATCGGCGGCGTCATCGTCGAACTGAAGTCGATCCGCGAGGGATATGCGGCGTTCATCGAGGACCTCGCCGCCGACGCGGATCTCGATTCGTCACCCGCGCTCGATCGGTGGACATCGGCTCTCGGCGAGCACTTCAAAGGGAGAGAGAAACCCCGATACCGCCTCGCCCGCGACGGCTATGCGAAGGCGACGGCGGAACTCTTCGACAACGACCCGCCGGCCGACTGGGGGGCGCGACTGGAGGCGGCGGTGTCGGCCGCCGTGCGTCCCAAACTCGGCGCGCCGGAAACGATCAGGCGTCTCTCGGGGACCGATGTCGATCAATCGATCGTCTCCGACATCGACACGCCGGAGGCACACCTCCTGCTCGGCGCGCTCGACGTCCGCGACCGCTTCGACCACATCACGACCTCCGAGGCGGTCGGCTACACCAAGCCCGACGAGCGCATGTTTCGAGACGCGCTCGACGCGCTTTCGGCCGATCCCGATGCGACGCTCATGATCGGTGACCGGTACGGTCACGACATCGTCGGGGCGGCGGCGCTCGATATCGATACTGTCGGCTACGGTCCCGACGCGACGGGGCCGAAGACGACGTACGAGATCGACGATCTCCGCGAGGTACCGGGAATCGTCGGCATCGACGGTTGAATAACCCTCATCGCTGAGGACCGTTCAGAACGTCGGCAGGTTCTCCAGTTCGTCGAGGTGCTCGACCGCCCCGTCGAACGAGTCGCGCGCGATGACGCGCTTGTGGACCTCGTCGGCCCCATCGACCAGTCTGAACGCGCGGACGGCCTCGTAGAAGTCCGCAAGCGGTAGGTCGCGGGACATGCCCGCCCCGCCACAACACTGGATCGCGAGGTCGATCGCGTTCTGTGCGACGTTCGCGGTGAAGATCTTCGACATCGAGACCGGAACGCGGGCCTCCTCGCCGCGGGTGATCTCCGCGGCGGCGTGACGGACCATCGTCCTGGCCCCGTGAAGCTCGGTCTCGGCGTCGGCGATCTCGTACCGGAGCGACTGTTTGTTCGAGAGGCTCGTTCCGAACGCGTTGCGGTCGGACATGTACGCCTTCGCGACGTCCAGCGCGCGCGACGCCATCCCCGAAAAGCGCATACAGTGCGTCAGTCGCGCGGGACCGAGTCGCTGTTGGGCGATCGTGAAGCCGGCGTGTTCCTCGCCGAGGAGGTTCTCGCGGGGGACGCGAACGCTGTCGAAGACGAACTCCGAGTGGCCGTGCCCGTCCATGTCGGGCCCGAGGTGGGGGATGTCGCGGACGAACTCGAGCCCGTCGGCGTCCGTCGGGACGAGGATGATCGAGGCACCGTTGTACGGGTGCGCCTCGGGATCAGTGATCGCCATCGTGAGCAGGACGTCGGCGTGACGCCCCTGGGTCGTCCACCACTTGTGCCCGTCGATGACGTACTCGTCCCCGTCCAACTCGGCCGTCGTCGAAAGCATCTTCGGATCCGAGCCGCCGCCGTCTCGCGGTTCGGTCATCGCGAACGCCGATCGGATGTCGCCCGAGACGAGCGGTGCGAGGTACTCCTGTTTTTGCTCTTCGGTGCCGACGAGTTCCAGCGTGTGCATGTTACCCTCGTCCGGCGCGTCGACGCGCATCGCGGTCGGGCCGAGGAGCGACCGACCGGCCTCCTCGAACAGCGGCAACACGTCCCTGAAATCGAGTCCCATCCCGCCGTACTCCTCGTCGATCTGCGGGCAGTACACGGATCGATCCTTCGCCTCCTCGCGGAGGTCCGCGATCACGTCGACGTCGGGCGGGCCACCGCCGAGCAGTCCGCGCTCTTCGGGAATGACGACCTCGTCGACGAACTCGCTGGCGCGTTCGGCGAGCTCGGTCGCCTCGGGGGAATCGTGGTATCTCATACCACTTCTTCGCGGTAAAACATTGTAAAACTCCCGTCCGCTGACTAACACGATCGTTCGGGAGGTATGGCGGTATTTCGAGCGATGTCGGCAGATATTTGTGAGACGATCTCACATGTGGTCTTACAATGTTAGTGATATCGAGTGGTGAGTCGGTATGACGGGGACCGACTCCGACTACTTCGGTCGAATCGTCAACAAAGACTCGCTACGGGCGTATCTGACGGCGGAGTTGGGGTCCGTTGAGGACTACGACGTCCGACATCATCAAGAGGGTCACTCGAACGAAACGCTGTTCGTCACCTGGGGCGACACGGAACTCGTCATCCGCCGGCCGCCGCCGGGTGACATCGCCGAAAACGCCCACGACGTGCTCAGAGAGTACAAAGTCATACACGCCCTTCAGGACACCGACGTGCGCGTTCCGCGAACCGTGCTCGCGTGCGAGGATGAAACGATCATCGGCGATGAGTTCTACGCGATGGAGCGACAGGACGGTGACGTGCTCCGCGACACCGAACCGGAGCGGTTCGCCACGCCGGAAAAACGAGAGCGAATCGGCCACGAGATGGTCGACCGGCTCGTCGAGATTCACGACGTCGATTACGACGCCGTGGGGCTCAGTAAGGGCGACTTCGGCTACCCAGCGGGGTTCACTCACCGACAGGTCAAGCGATGGTCCAAGCAGTTGAAGTGGGCGTTCAAGGTCACCGAGGACGAACGGGAAGTCGAGGAGCTGTACGAGGTCATGGAGTGGCTCGAGGACAATGTCCCGAGCGACGACCAGTATCCGCACACGCTCGTTCACGGCGATTACAAACTCGACAACGTGATGTTCGGCCCCACCGAAGATCCGAAGATCGCGGCGATCTTCGACTGGGAGCTGTCGACGCTCGGCGATCCGTTCACCGACCTCGGGTGGATGCTGTTCTACTGGCGTGAGCCGAAGGACCCAGAGCCGGCGATTCCGTCGCTCGATCAGCCGTTCATGACGAACGATGGCTATCCGACTCGTCAGGAACTCATCGATCGCTACGAGCGAAAGACCGGCTTCGAATACGACAACCCAACGTTCTATTGGGTGCTTGCGACGTATAAACTCGCGGGGCTCGGTGAGATGTTCTTCCGCCGACATCTCGAAGGAAACGCCGACGATCCGATGTATCCGAAGATGCGTGACGGCGTCCCCGCGCTCGCGGACCAGGCGCTCGCCATCATCGACGGCGACATGACGATTTAACCGACCTGCGTCCGGACACCCACGAGCTTATTTGTTCGTCCGGTCCATCAACCGGATATGGATCCCGTGACCCTCGCGTGGTATCTCCTTCTCGTTGCGGGGGTGACCACGTCCGTGGCCGTGCTCGTGTCGCTGAGCCGCCCCAGGGGCCGATGGGGACTGACGACTCGAAAGCGACTCGTCATGGGCGTCCCCTGGGGGACGCTCGTCGCGGTCGTCGCCGTAGCCGCGTTTTATTTGTTCGTGCAAGACGGACTCGCCAATCCGCGAAATCCGCTCGATATTCCGTTTCGGGCGTACAGCTACTTGTATCCGATCGGGATACTCACCGCCGGATTCGCTCACTCGGGGCTCGGCCACGTCACGGGCAACCTGCTCTCGACGCTCGTGTTCGGCTCGCTCGCGGAGTACGCGTGGGGTCACTTCCCGCGTCGACGCGGAAGCTTCTCGTTTTCCTCGCCGCTCTCGAACCCCCTGGTCAGGATCGCGATCTGGGTCTGCGCGATCGCCGTCGCGGCGGTGCTCACCTCCGTGTTCGGCCTCGGGCCGGTGATCGGCTTCTCCGGCGTCGTCTACGCTTTCGTCGGGTTCGCCCTCGTTCGGTTCCCGATCGCGACCGCCGTCGTTGCGCTTTCGACGCGAATCGTCACGGAGCTG
This genomic window from Natronomonas salsuginis contains:
- a CDS encoding phosphotransferase family protein, which codes for MTGTDSDYFGRIVNKDSLRAYLTAELGSVEDYDVRHHQEGHSNETLFVTWGDTELVIRRPPPGDIAENAHDVLREYKVIHALQDTDVRVPRTVLACEDETIIGDEFYAMERQDGDVLRDTEPERFATPEKRERIGHEMVDRLVEIHDVDYDAVGLSKGDFGYPAGFTHRQVKRWSKQLKWAFKVTEDEREVEELYEVMEWLEDNVPSDDQYPHTLVHGDYKLDNVMFGPTEDPKIAAIFDWELSTLGDPFTDLGWMLFYWREPKDPEPAIPSLDQPFMTNDGYPTRQELIDRYERKTGFEYDNPTFYWVLATYKLAGLGEMFFRRHLEGNADDPMYPKMRDGVPALADQALAIIDGDMTI